The Tropicibacter oceani DNA segment CTCGCGGATCACGAACCAGTTTAGAATCGTTCCAAACCTTGACGCCCCGCCCTATTGGGCGCATATAAAAGGCAATCGACAAAAGGTGCGACCCAGATGTTCATTCAGACCGAATCCACCCCGAATCCGGCCACGCTGAAATTCCTGCCCGGGCAGACCGTTCTGGAAATGGGCACGGCCGACTTTCCCACCGCGGATGCCGCCGGGTCCTCGCCGCTGGCGCAGCGCCTGTTTTCGGTGGACGGCGTGACTGCGGTGTTCTTCGGCACCGATTTCGTCACGGTCACCAAGGCCGAAACCATCGACTGGGATCACCTGAAGCCGGCGATCCTGGGCGCGGTGATGGAGCATTTCCAGTCTGGCCAGCCGGTGATGAGCGATGGCGCCACCCAGGCCGGCGGCCATGCCGACCACAGCGGTGAAGACAGCGAAATCGTCGGCCAGATCAAGGAATTGCTGGACAGCCGCGTGCGTCCCGCCGTGGCCCAGGATGGCG contains these protein-coding regions:
- a CDS encoding NifU family protein, coding for MFIQTESTPNPATLKFLPGQTVLEMGTADFPTADAAGSSPLAQRLFSVDGVTAVFFGTDFVTVTKAETIDWDHLKPAILGAVMEHFQSGQPVMSDGATQAGGHADHSGEDSEIVGQIKELLDSRVRPAVAQDGGDITFHGFDRGVVYLHMQGACAGCPSSTLTLKMGIENLLRHYIPEVTEVRPVAV